The genomic interval TGCCCGGGTGCCGCAGCTTGGCGTTGTCCCGCCGATGCCCGAGATAGTATGCTCCAGCCGCAGTATTCACGTAGTTTTAGGGGGATTCTTGAGCGCAAAACCATTACCAGTCGTCGATTACCTGAAAATACCGGACAGCGGCGAGCCCTATCTCGAGGGTTATAAGTGCGGCGCCTGCGGGGCAACCTTTCTCGGCGAGCGGAAAGTCTGTTCGAAATGCGGTGGCCGGGACCAGATGTCCACCGTCAAGCTGCCCAACAAGGGCAAACTGTATGCCTACTCCATCGTCCATCGCTCCTTTCCCGGCATCGAAGTGCCCTATGTGAGCGCGATCGTGGATCTGGCAGACGGTACTGCCGTCAAAGGCAATCTGATCAATGTGGAGCCGGATCCGTCAAAGATCGCCTTCGACATGCCCGTCGATGTGGTCTACGCCGACGCTCTCGGCCGCAAGGACAAGGAAGGCAACGCCTATCTGTCCTACTTCTTCCAACCCAGTTCCTAGGAGACGAGAAATGAGTGACGCATACGTCGTCGGTGTAGACATGATCAAGTTCGGTCGCTTCCCGGACCGGACAGTCCCAGAGATCGGCGCAGAGTCCGCCCTGCTGGCGCTGGACGACTGCGGACTGACGATCCAGGACATGGAAGCCCTCTATTGCGGCAACCTGGGGCAGGCCAGCGGCATGGTGGGACAGCGCATCCTCCACGAGATCGGCCAGACCGGCATTCCCGTGATCAACGTGTCCAACGCCTGTGCCACCGGAGCCACCGCCTTCCGCGAAGGCTGGGCCGCGGTCAAAGCCGGGTTATACGATCTGGTGCTCTGTGTCGGGGTGGAACAGATGGGCAAGGGCCTGCTCGGCGGTGCCGGTGGCGCCAAGGGCATTTCCAAGGAAGGCCTGCTCGGCTCCGGTACCATGCCCGCAGTGTTTGCCGAAGCCGGCAGTGAACACACACGGAAATATGGCACCACCTTCGAACAGTTCGCCAAGGTGTCGGTGAAGAATCACCATCATTCCACCTTGAATCCCAAGGCCATGTACCAGATCGAAACCCCCCTGGATGTGGTAATGAACGCCGAGATGATCTCGTATCCGAACACCAAGCTCATGTGTTCGGTGAACGTTGACGGCTCTGCCGCCGCAGTGATCTGCTCAGAAAAGAAGGCCAAGGAGCTCGGCCTGATGAAGCGTGCAGTCAAGGTTCGCGCCTCGATCCTGACCTCAGATCCCTGGCAGGAGCGTGATCTGGTGATGCCGGATGTGAACAGCTGCACCCGCAAGGCGGCCAAGGCGGCCTACGAGATGGCGGGTCTCGGACCGGACGATATCGATCTGGTGGAACTCCACGACTGCTTTGCCACCGCAGAGATTCTTCACTATGAGAACCTCGGGCTCTGTGGCGATGGCGAGGCCGGCAGGATGATCGATGACGGCGAAGTGGCACTCGGCGGCCGTATCCCGGTGAACGTCTCCGGCGGGCTGCTCTCTAAAGGGCATCCCCTTGGCGCCACCGGCATCGCCAACATCTATGAAGTGGCCACCCATCTGCGCGGTGAAGCCGGCAAGCGCCAGGTAAAAGGTGCGAAGATAGGTATGACCCATGTGATCGGTCTCGGCAGCGCCTGCGGCATCCACATCCTCGAAAAGGTCTGATCCACCGGACTTCTTCCCGCGGGACGGATCCCGCGGGAACGGCCCGCGGAAGCGCGTTGCGGAGTCCGTCCCTGTCTGAGGCAGATGGCCGGGCCATGCAGACCGCCCGGCCATCCAGGCCCGGGGCGTGGACTCCGGACAACCCGACTACACGAGTTCCAAAAGTCCCCTCCCTGCGTCATGAAAATCGGCATCGTCAGCGACACCCACAATAATCTCCGCAACGTGCAGCGGATTGTTGAACTGTTCAACGCATCGGGGGTAGAGCGTGTGATTCACACCGGAGATATCACCCAGGCAAAGACCCTGGATATTTTCGCCCATCTCGACGTACCGCTCTACGGGGTATACGGCAACAACGACGAAGGCGAACGGGAGGCACTCGAACTGGCCGTAGCGCGCTACGGATTCATCTTTCACGAGCCGCCGTTTGTGCTGGACTGGCATGAACGCAGCATCATGGTCGTCCACGATCCCCTCGAGTTTTCAGGACATCTGAGTTCCGCAAACGATCTGGCCCTGCACGGGCACACCCACCTGTATCGTTATGAGCGCAAAGCGGGTCAGGTGATTTTCAATCCCGGAGAATGTGCAGGGCACATGCTGGGGTTCAATGCCATCGGTGTGCTGGACTTAGCGGATCTCTCCGCAGAACTGATCCGCTTCTGAAGTCCTCCCGTGCGGCGGGCGGAATCCTCTCAGGCGTCTTCCGGAAGCTTCCACGGAAATCCAGCTCGCCCGGGATCAACCCGTGCGGAGACGTCCCAGCAGCGCTTCGATCCGCGCCGCATTCGCACCGAGATCGCTCAATCCGACCCGGGATACGCTGCGCGCATCCACCTTCACCCCGCCAGCGCTGTCGTCGCGGACCCGGACTACCACATCATCCTTGAAACCGAACCAGAAGGTTGTCGCGGTCGCCTCAATGATCCCCGCATCCGCATCGACAGCGACGATCTCCAGCCCCATGGCAGTGAGGGCATCCACCACCCGACCGACCGCGGTGGCACGATCGGTTTCCAGACGCAGCGTTTTCACAGCCGGATACGCCTGCTGTTGTACAGAGGCAAGTTTCTCCCGGTCGTAGTCCAGCGGATTGGTCCCTTCGCCCCGCAGCGCGACGATGGCATCGAACTGAGGCGGGTCGTTAACGTCAGTGGAAATGTTGTGGATCTGAGGCAGCGAGAAGCCTCTGCTGGCCTGCAGAAACATGAGTCCGACGACCAGTGCACAGACCAGGACGCTGGTGAGAAGGATCGGCCCGTCGCCGGTGAAACCCCGCTTTCTCGACACGAACAGCGCCACCAGTCCGACCAGCAGCCCTACCGCAGCCAGCAGGGTACCGGCAGGGATGAGCATGAGCAGCCCCGTCTGGAAGCCCCAGATACCCAGTCTCGTGCCGATGGGACCGAGCAGCAGCAGCACAACCGCCACCACCGTGCCGATGAGAATGGCTCGCGCCCACCAGGATCTTGCCGCTTCAGCCATTATCCTCTCCTGCGAATGGTGACCTGCATTCAGCGTCCGATGGTGGAACCACCGTCCACCACGAAGTTCTGACCCGTGGTGAAGGAGCCTGCCCGGGAAGCCAGATAGACGGCAATCCCCGCAAGTTCGTCCGGTTCCCCGATGCGCCGCAACGGATCCGCCGCCGT from Pseudomonadales bacterium carries:
- a CDS encoding OB-fold domain-containing protein, with the translated sequence MSAKPLPVVDYLKIPDSGEPYLEGYKCGACGATFLGERKVCSKCGGRDQMSTVKLPNKGKLYAYSIVHRSFPGIEVPYVSAIVDLADGTAVKGNLINVEPDPSKIAFDMPVDVVYADALGRKDKEGNAYLSYFFQPSS
- a CDS encoding thiolase family protein; protein product: MSDAYVVGVDMIKFGRFPDRTVPEIGAESALLALDDCGLTIQDMEALYCGNLGQASGMVGQRILHEIGQTGIPVINVSNACATGATAFREGWAAVKAGLYDLVLCVGVEQMGKGLLGGAGGAKGISKEGLLGSGTMPAVFAEAGSEHTRKYGTTFEQFAKVSVKNHHHSTLNPKAMYQIETPLDVVMNAEMISYPNTKLMCSVNVDGSAAAVICSEKKAKELGLMKRAVKVRASILTSDPWQERDLVMPDVNSCTRKAAKAAYEMAGLGPDDIDLVELHDCFATAEILHYENLGLCGDGEAGRMIDDGEVALGGRIPVNVSGGLLSKGHPLGATGIANIYEVATHLRGEAGKRQVKGAKIGMTHVIGLGSACGIHILEKV
- a CDS encoding YfcE family phosphodiesterase gives rise to the protein MKIGIVSDTHNNLRNVQRIVELFNASGVERVIHTGDITQAKTLDIFAHLDVPLYGVYGNNDEGEREALELAVARYGFIFHEPPFVLDWHERSIMVVHDPLEFSGHLSSANDLALHGHTHLYRYERKAGQVIFNPGECAGHMLGFNAIGVLDLADLSAELIRF
- a CDS encoding DUF1499 domain-containing protein, which codes for MAEAARSWWARAILIGTVVAVVLLLLGPIGTRLGIWGFQTGLLMLIPAGTLLAAVGLLVGLVALFVSRKRGFTGDGPILLTSVLVCALVVGLMFLQASRGFSLPQIHNISTDVNDPPQFDAIVALRGEGTNPLDYDREKLASVQQQAYPAVKTLRLETDRATAVGRVVDALTAMGLEIVAVDADAGIIEATATTFWFGFKDDVVVRVRDDSAGGVKVDARSVSRVGLSDLGANAARIEALLGRLRTG